From Glycine max cultivar Williams 82 chromosome 11, Glycine_max_v4.0, whole genome shotgun sequence, the proteins below share one genomic window:
- the LOC100804344 gene encoding U-box domain-containing protein 45 isoform X2, with amino-acid sequence MAIVSHSVASFFFFLVNSVDVIYHLTNIYLFFKQLHGEMCKCLFAIYCKILSLFPSLEAARPRSKSGIQALCSLHVALEKAKNVLQHCSECSKLYLAITGDSVLLKFEKAKCALEDSLKRVEDIVPQSIGCQIEEIVKELASTVFALDPSEKQVGDDLIALLQQGRKFSDSNDSNELECFHLAATRLGITSSRTALTERRALKKLIERARAEEDKRKESIIAFLLHLMRKYSKLFRSEFSDDNDSQGSQPCSPTVQRSLEDGIPGGHCHAFDRQLSKLSSFNFKPNNRKSGQMLLPPEELRCPISLQLMSDPVIIASGQTYERICIEKWFRDGHNTCPKTQQKLSHLCLTPNYCVKGLVASWCEQNGVPIPEGPPESLDFNYWRLALSDTESTNSRSVNSVSSCKLKGVKVVPVEESGISEQTGGNATESFSAQEEDNERYLSFLKVLTEGNNWKRKCRVVEQLRLLLRDDEEARIFMGTNGFVEALMQFLQSAVLEANVMALENGAMALFNLAVNNNRNKEIMIATGILSLLEEMISKTSSYGCAVALYLNLSCLDEAKHVIGTSQAVQFLIQILQDKTEVQCKIDSLHALYNLSTVPSNIPNLLSSGIICSLQSLLVGQGDCMWTEKCIAVLINLAVSHVGREKLMLAPGLISALASTLDTGEPIEQEQAASCLLILCNRSEECCEMVLQEGVIPALVSISVNGTSRGREKAQKLLMVFREQRQQDHSPVKTDQRESESSDLSMPPPETKLLSKSISRRKVGKAFSFLWKSKSYSVYQC; translated from the exons ATGGCCATTGTTTCACATTCTgttgcaagtttttttttttttttagttaattctGTGGATGTAATCTATCATCTAAccaatatatatcttttttttaagcaGTTACATGGAGAAATGTGCAAGTGTCTTTTTGCAATATATTGCAAGATATTGTCATTATTTCCTTCTTTAGAAGCTGCTAGGCCTAGGAGCAAATCTGGAATTCAGGCATTATGTTCATTGCATGTAGCCTTAGAAAAGGCAAAGAATGTTCTTCAGCACTGCTCAGAGTGTAGTAAACTTTACTTG GCTATAACTGGGGATTCTGTTCTGCTAAAATTTGAGAAGGCTAAATGTGCTCTCGAGGACAGTCTTAAACGGGTGGAAGATATTGTTCCTCAATCTATTGGTTGTCAG ATTGAGGAAATTGTGAAAGAACTTGCAAGTACGGTATTTGCACTTGACCCATCAGAGAAGCAAGTTGGGGATGATTTAATTGCATTGCTTCAGCAGGGAAGAAAGTTTAGTGACTCTAATGATAGTAATGAACTTGAATGTTTTCATCTGGCTGCTACTAGACTTGGAATCACTTCTTCAAGAACAGCTCTTACAGAAAGAAGAGCTCTAAAAAAACTCATAGAAAGGGCTCGTGCTGAGGAAGACAAGCGGAAAGAATCaattattgcttttcttttacaCCTTATGAGGAAATATTCCAAGTTATTTAGAAGTGAGTTCTCTGATGATAATGATTCTCAGGGTTCTCAACCTTGTTCTCCCACTGTTCAGAGATCTCTTGAGGATGGCATTCCCGGTGGTCATTGTCATGCCTTTGACAGACAGCTTTCAAAACTTAGTTCCTTTAATTTTAAGCCAAATAATAGGAAATCAGGGCAGATGCTCCTTCCGCCAGAAGAGTTAAGGTGCCCAATATCTCTGCAACTTATGAGTGATCCTGTTATAATTGCTTCTGGGCAAACATATGAAAGGATTTGTATAGAGAAATGGTTCAGAGATGGGCACAACACCTGCCCAAAGACTCAACAGAAACTTTCACATCTTTGTTTGACTCCTAATTACTGTGTTAAGGGTCTTGTGGCTAGTTGGTGTGAACAGAATGGAGTTCCTATTCCTGAAGGCCCTCCTGAATCTCTTGATTTTAACTACTGGAGGTTGGCATTATCAGACACTGAATCCACAAATTCAAGATCCGTAAACAGTGTCAGCTCTTGCAAGTTGAAGGGTGTCAAAGTTGTTCCTGTAGAAGAGAGTGGTATCTCAGAGCAAACAGGGGGAAATGCAACTGAAAGTTTTTCTGCACAAGAGGAAGATAATGAACGGTATCTTAGTTTTCTTAAAGTCTTGACAGAAGGAAACAATTGGAAGAGGAAGTGTAGAGTGGTTGAACAGTTGAGGCTGTTGCTGCGGGATGATGAGGAAGCCAGGATTTTTATGGGCACCAATGGATTTGTTGAAGCACTTATGCAGTTTCTGCAATCAGCTGTGCTTGAAGCGAATGTGATGGCTCTTGAAAATGGAGCTATGGCTCTGTTCAACTTGGCTGTGAATAACAATAG AAATAAGGAAATTATGATAGCAACAGGAATCTTGTCGTTGTTGGAGGAAAtgatttcaaaaactagttcCTATGGTTGTGCAGTTGCCCTGTATCTGAATCTTTCTTGCCTCGATGAAGCCAAGCATGTGATTGGCACAAGTCAGGCTGTCCAGTTCCTAATCCAGATTCTTCAAGACAAGACAGAAGTGCAGTGCAAGATAGATTCCCTCCATGCACTCTATAACCTTTCTACTGTGCCCTCCAATATTCCAAACCTCCTTTCATCTGGCATCATTTGTAGCCTACAATCCCTTCTTGTAGGCCAGGGTGATTGCATGTGGACAGAAAAATGCATAGCTGTTTTGATAAATTTGGCGGTTTCTCATGTGGGAAGAGAGAAATTGATGTTGGCTCCTGGACTTATAAGTGCCTTGGCTTCCACTCTAGACACTGGTGAGCCCATAGAGCAGGAGCAAGCTGCTTCTTGTCTCCTAATTTTGTGTAACAGGAGTGAGGAATGTTGTGAGATGGTCCTGCAAGAAGGGGTTATACCTGCATTGGTGTCAATATCGGTGAATGGGACCTCGAGAGGAAGAGAGAAGGCTCAGAAGCTCTTGATGGTCTTCCGAGAGCAGCGACAACAAGACCATTCACCTGTTAAGACTGATCAACGTGAATCCGAAAGTAGTGATTTGTCTATGCCTCCTCCTGAAACCAAACTGCTATCTAAATCAATATCTAGAAGAAAGGTGGGGAAAGCTTTCAGCTTTCTCTGGAAAAGCAAGAGCTATTCTGTTTACCAGTGTTAA
- the LOC100804344 gene encoding U-box domain-containing protein 45 isoform X1, translated as MDVVEAEESFFAASDAKLHGEMCKCLFAIYCKILSLFPSLEAARPRSKSGIQALCSLHVALEKAKNVLQHCSECSKLYLAITGDSVLLKFEKAKCALEDSLKRVEDIVPQSIGCQIEEIVKELASTVFALDPSEKQVGDDLIALLQQGRKFSDSNDSNELECFHLAATRLGITSSRTALTERRALKKLIERARAEEDKRKESIIAFLLHLMRKYSKLFRSEFSDDNDSQGSQPCSPTVQRSLEDGIPGGHCHAFDRQLSKLSSFNFKPNNRKSGQMLLPPEELRCPISLQLMSDPVIIASGQTYERICIEKWFRDGHNTCPKTQQKLSHLCLTPNYCVKGLVASWCEQNGVPIPEGPPESLDFNYWRLALSDTESTNSRSVNSVSSCKLKGVKVVPVEESGISEQTGGNATESFSAQEEDNERYLSFLKVLTEGNNWKRKCRVVEQLRLLLRDDEEARIFMGTNGFVEALMQFLQSAVLEANVMALENGAMALFNLAVNNNRNKEIMIATGILSLLEEMISKTSSYGCAVALYLNLSCLDEAKHVIGTSQAVQFLIQILQDKTEVQCKIDSLHALYNLSTVPSNIPNLLSSGIICSLQSLLVGQGDCMWTEKCIAVLINLAVSHVGREKLMLAPGLISALASTLDTGEPIEQEQAASCLLILCNRSEECCEMVLQEGVIPALVSISVNGTSRGREKAQKLLMVFREQRQQDHSPVKTDQRESESSDLSMPPPETKLLSKSISRRKVGKAFSFLWKSKSYSVYQC; from the exons ATGGATGTTGTTGAGGCTGAAGAAAGTTTTTTTGCAGCAAGCGATGCCAAG TTACATGGAGAAATGTGCAAGTGTCTTTTTGCAATATATTGCAAGATATTGTCATTATTTCCTTCTTTAGAAGCTGCTAGGCCTAGGAGCAAATCTGGAATTCAGGCATTATGTTCATTGCATGTAGCCTTAGAAAAGGCAAAGAATGTTCTTCAGCACTGCTCAGAGTGTAGTAAACTTTACTTG GCTATAACTGGGGATTCTGTTCTGCTAAAATTTGAGAAGGCTAAATGTGCTCTCGAGGACAGTCTTAAACGGGTGGAAGATATTGTTCCTCAATCTATTGGTTGTCAG ATTGAGGAAATTGTGAAAGAACTTGCAAGTACGGTATTTGCACTTGACCCATCAGAGAAGCAAGTTGGGGATGATTTAATTGCATTGCTTCAGCAGGGAAGAAAGTTTAGTGACTCTAATGATAGTAATGAACTTGAATGTTTTCATCTGGCTGCTACTAGACTTGGAATCACTTCTTCAAGAACAGCTCTTACAGAAAGAAGAGCTCTAAAAAAACTCATAGAAAGGGCTCGTGCTGAGGAAGACAAGCGGAAAGAATCaattattgcttttcttttacaCCTTATGAGGAAATATTCCAAGTTATTTAGAAGTGAGTTCTCTGATGATAATGATTCTCAGGGTTCTCAACCTTGTTCTCCCACTGTTCAGAGATCTCTTGAGGATGGCATTCCCGGTGGTCATTGTCATGCCTTTGACAGACAGCTTTCAAAACTTAGTTCCTTTAATTTTAAGCCAAATAATAGGAAATCAGGGCAGATGCTCCTTCCGCCAGAAGAGTTAAGGTGCCCAATATCTCTGCAACTTATGAGTGATCCTGTTATAATTGCTTCTGGGCAAACATATGAAAGGATTTGTATAGAGAAATGGTTCAGAGATGGGCACAACACCTGCCCAAAGACTCAACAGAAACTTTCACATCTTTGTTTGACTCCTAATTACTGTGTTAAGGGTCTTGTGGCTAGTTGGTGTGAACAGAATGGAGTTCCTATTCCTGAAGGCCCTCCTGAATCTCTTGATTTTAACTACTGGAGGTTGGCATTATCAGACACTGAATCCACAAATTCAAGATCCGTAAACAGTGTCAGCTCTTGCAAGTTGAAGGGTGTCAAAGTTGTTCCTGTAGAAGAGAGTGGTATCTCAGAGCAAACAGGGGGAAATGCAACTGAAAGTTTTTCTGCACAAGAGGAAGATAATGAACGGTATCTTAGTTTTCTTAAAGTCTTGACAGAAGGAAACAATTGGAAGAGGAAGTGTAGAGTGGTTGAACAGTTGAGGCTGTTGCTGCGGGATGATGAGGAAGCCAGGATTTTTATGGGCACCAATGGATTTGTTGAAGCACTTATGCAGTTTCTGCAATCAGCTGTGCTTGAAGCGAATGTGATGGCTCTTGAAAATGGAGCTATGGCTCTGTTCAACTTGGCTGTGAATAACAATAG AAATAAGGAAATTATGATAGCAACAGGAATCTTGTCGTTGTTGGAGGAAAtgatttcaaaaactagttcCTATGGTTGTGCAGTTGCCCTGTATCTGAATCTTTCTTGCCTCGATGAAGCCAAGCATGTGATTGGCACAAGTCAGGCTGTCCAGTTCCTAATCCAGATTCTTCAAGACAAGACAGAAGTGCAGTGCAAGATAGATTCCCTCCATGCACTCTATAACCTTTCTACTGTGCCCTCCAATATTCCAAACCTCCTTTCATCTGGCATCATTTGTAGCCTACAATCCCTTCTTGTAGGCCAGGGTGATTGCATGTGGACAGAAAAATGCATAGCTGTTTTGATAAATTTGGCGGTTTCTCATGTGGGAAGAGAGAAATTGATGTTGGCTCCTGGACTTATAAGTGCCTTGGCTTCCACTCTAGACACTGGTGAGCCCATAGAGCAGGAGCAAGCTGCTTCTTGTCTCCTAATTTTGTGTAACAGGAGTGAGGAATGTTGTGAGATGGTCCTGCAAGAAGGGGTTATACCTGCATTGGTGTCAATATCGGTGAATGGGACCTCGAGAGGAAGAGAGAAGGCTCAGAAGCTCTTGATGGTCTTCCGAGAGCAGCGACAACAAGACCATTCACCTGTTAAGACTGATCAACGTGAATCCGAAAGTAGTGATTTGTCTATGCCTCCTCCTGAAACCAAACTGCTATCTAAATCAATATCTAGAAGAAAGGTGGGGAAAGCTTTCAGCTTTCTCTGGAAAAGCAAGAGCTATTCTGTTTACCAGTGTTAA